The DNA segment GCAGGAAAATTTGGTGTTTTTCAGAAACACTCTATGTTTGGTGGGATAGGGCTATTTATTCAAGGTGCTATGTTTGTTTTGATTTTTGGTGATGCTTTGTATTTGAGGGGAGGAGGGCGTCTAGACGCGGACCTACGTGCCTTGGGCTGTAATCGGTATCGACATGTTAAAAAACAAGCTGTTGTTACGGTCAACTATTACGATATATCAACACTTTATAGCAGAAGGTATTTAAGGCTTGATGGTCTTATTGAACGTTCAATTCGATTGTCGATTGCCAATAAGGCATATCGACGCTCCGTCGAGAGTAAACGGCTAAGGGACTTACCCAATATGCGATTAACCTTAGAGAGGATGGTTAAGAAAGCGGGTATCTCAGATGTCAGTTCATTTATGGAGTTTGGTGCTGCTGAAGTGTATAAAAAAGTGCGACATCAATATGGTGAAAATACAGATATTAATCTGTTGTGGAAGTTTGCTGGCGCGGTTGAAGGTACTCACTGGAGCTTATTGAGTAATAAAACGAAAAAGGAATTGAAACGTACTTGTGATCTCTCTTAACGCGATGCCCAGTAGAAATTAATACTAAAAACCTAGCCCTCGCTAGGTTTTTTTCATTTCAAACGCAACAATATCTACTTTTACTGGAACTAAAGCTAATATTAACTATATGATTACTGAGAATATGCATGATATCTTGAAATACGTTTTAGTTTGCCTGTAACCATGGATTGGGAGCGCAATATTTAGTGCTTGATTATTTTCTACGTAGAATGATGTTAGTTATCCCCACTTTTATAGGGATTACTATTCTGATATTCGCCATCACTCGCCTTGTCCCGGGTGGACCGGTTGAACGCATCCTTTCTAGTATTCAATTTAATAGCAGTGAAACGGCAGTCAGTAATGATGTAGGCGCAAGCTCGGCACTTTCAAAGGATCAAATTGCACAACTCAATGAGTTTTATGGATTAGATAAGCCCGTAGTGGAGGCGTACTGGGAATGGTTGACCAAAATCATGTCTCTAGATTTTGGCGAATCAACACGCTACTACGAACCTGTGACCGATATGATTGCAGAACGTTTGCCAGTCTCACTGTTTTATGGCGGTATGACATTTTTTATCGCTTATTTCATATCAATTCCATTGGGATATTTTAAAGCACTCAAACATGGTTCGGTGTTTGATTCACTTTCTTCTATTGCGATTTTTATTGGCTACGCCTTACCCGGTTATGTGGTTGGTGTTTTGTTGATTACTTGGTTTGCTTACAATTTGGAGTGGTTTCCAATGGGTGGCTTTGTCGGCGATGATTTTGACGACTATGAGTCCTTTTATGAGCAAGCTAGCGATGTGTTATGGCATGCCGTATTGCCACTTATCTGTTATCTGATTGGTGATTTTGCCACTCTGACAATGACAATGAAAAATAACTTAATGGAAAACCTGTCGGCCGACTACATTCGCACAGCAATCGCGAAAGGATTACCATTTCAACAGGCCGTACGGAAACATGCGCTCAGAAACAGTCTTATCCCAATTGCGAGTCATTTTGGAAATTCGTTGCTCTTTTTCATGACGGGTTCATTCCTTATCGAGGTAATCTTTGACATCAACGGTATTGGTCTTCTTGGGTATGAGTCTATTGTTGAAAGAGATTATCCAGTCGTGATGGGAATTGTTGCGGTAAATGCATCGATGTTATTGGTTGGCAATATTCTTTCTGATATGTGTGTCGCTCTTGTCGACCCACGTGTGAAGTTTGGGGAGTAAAATGATACTAAAAATGGACCCCTTAACTCAAAGGAAATTTAGACGTTTTAAAGAGATAAAACGGGGATACTGGTCATTCTTGGTTCTATCAACGCTTTTGGTGCTGTCTATTTTTGCGGAGATGCTTGTTAACAGCAAGGCCTTAGTAGTGAGCTATCAAGGCACGTATCACTTTCCTGTTCTTTCTGATGTCATTCCGGGGACGGAATACGGTCTTGATTACCTTTCGGAGGCAAATTATAGAGAACTGAAGCAAAAATTTGTCGAAGAAGATCAAGGTGATTTTGTTGTGTTACCTATTATTCCCTGGAATCCATATGAACAAGACTATAGTGGCGATTATCCGCCGACAGCACCAGATGTGAAAAGTAAACATTATTTAGGGACGGACATTATCGGTCGAGATATTTTGGCTCGATTGGTATATGGGTTTCGCATCGCGATGGGGTTCGCATTGATCACTATGGTTATTTCTTATGTGATAGGTACAGCAGTTGGCTGTGCAATGGGCTTTTGGGGCGGAAAATTTGATCTCATATTCCAGAGGGTGATAGAGGTATGGTCAATGGTGCCATTTCTGTATGTCATTATGATTTTGGTTTCAATTATTCAGCCAACGTTCACGCTTTTTGTTTTTATTAATGTGCTGTTTGGTTGGATGGGGATCACTTGGTACATGCGAACGATGACCTACAAAGAGTCAGCAAGGGAATATGTACTGGCAGCTAGGGCCTTAGGGGCTTCTACTGCTCGTATTCTATTTAAACATATCCTACCAAATACTATGGTCATGATTGTAACGTTAGCGCCATTCACTATTGCAGGTAACATAACCGCATTGACCGCGTTGGATTACTTAGGTCTGGGATTAATGCCGCCTACGCCTTCATGGGGAGAATTATTACAACAAGGAAAGTCTAACCTAGACTCCCCCTGGATAGTTATGTCGGTTGTTACATCAATTGTTTTGGTACTCGTTATGGTGACATTTATCGGAGAGGCTGTTCGTGCGGCGTTTGATCCTAAGAAATTCACACGGTATAGCTAAGGTCTGTTGGCCTTTCGATATTATTTTTCAGCGTATGACCACCAGTCCCTAGGTCTAGCGCACACAAGGATGTAGATATGAAAATGAATAAAATTTTAGCGACAATTATGTTCTCCGGTTGTTCTTTTTTCGGTTGGGCAGACCAACCCTTACCCTCGAATCTAGTCTGGGAAACCAATTTGAGCGATCCGCTTTTTGCCTCTGCAGATGCGCAATTTGGCGGCACTTTTCGCACTTCTATTGCAAGCTTTCCGCAAACATTCAGAACCGTAGGACCTGATGCAAATGGCTCCTTTCGCGCTTGGTTGCTCGACGCGCATCCGTCTTTGGTTAGTAAACATCCTGATACGGGTGAATGGATCCCAGATATTGCAACTGAATGGGCATTTAGCGAAGACCATAAAACGGTGTTTTATAGGTTGAATCCTGAGGCGAAATGGTCAGATGGCGAGGCTGTAACCGCTGATGACTTCACTTATGTACTCACCTTAATGCGTTCGAAGGATATTGTGGCGCCGTGGTACAACACCTATTACAACACCGTATTGAAAGATGTAGTGAAGTACGATGATCATACTATTTCCGTCACATTGTCTGAAGCGAAAGACAATAAAGACCTGTTGGAAAGCACGAGTATGGCGCCAAGACCAAAACATTTTTATAAGCCAGATATCGACAAGAACGGGGACGGCGTCGACGACAATTTTGTAAGAAAATACAATTTTAAAGTAGAGCCGACCACATGGGCCTATGCCATAGATAAGGTAAAGAAAGGTCGTTCGATCACCTTTAAACATGTAGGTGAAGATTGGTGGGGGTATAGCAACCCTTATTATAAAAATCGTTACAACGTAGAAAAAATTAGAATTCAGGTTATTCGTGATGATGATATCGCGAGAAAGCATTTTGAAAAGGGTGACTTGGATTCTTATCACTTAGTTCGTCCTACTTTGTGGCATGAGAAATCAAGCGGAGAAATATACCAAAAAGGGTACGTTCAAAAATTTTGGGGATTCAATCAGGTATCTCAGGGGGCAGGTGGGATGTGGTTGAATACCGCCAAACTTAAATTGAGTGACATCAACGTACGTAAAGGGGTTGCGCATGCGACAGACTTTGATGGCATGATAAAAAATGTATTACGAGGCGACTACTCAAGGCAACCGAACGGAATGGGCGTGGGTCAAGATAAGTTTACTAATGAGTTGATAACCGCACCTGTTTTTGATCCGGCTTTAGCGGCTCAATATTTTGATAAGGCAGGTTTTGCCACTGTCGGTTCTGATGGTATTCGAGAGAATGCGAAAGGTGAGAAATTGACATTTGCCATCACCTATTCAGCAAGGTTCCATACCCCAAGATTGGCTTACTTAAAAGAGCAGGCGAAGCTTGCGGGAATGGAGTTTACGCTAAACCTTATCGATGGGTCGTCAGCGTTCAAATACGTGAGCGAAAAGAAGCATGAGATTTCGTTCCACGGTATGGGGTCAGGTTCACAACCTCATTATTGGGAGTATTTGCATTCCGTAAACGCAAATAAGCCACAAACCAATAACTTCACAAATTACAGTACACCAGAGTTGGATAAACTCATCACGGAGTTCCGTTCTGAATTCAGCAGAGAAAAGCGCGAAGATTTATCTCGAACCATTCAGAAAATAGTGGATGATGCGAGCATCATTATTCCGGGCTACATGGTTCCTTATACACGCAGTGCACATTGGCGTTGGATGAAGTTTCCGGCGCAACCAATGACCAGAAAAACAGAGAGTTTATTTAGTACTGGCGCACCATCAGACCTTGGTACCTATTGGATTGATCTGGAGGCTAAAAAGGAAACGTTAGCCGCGATGAAAAAAGGCACGTCGTATGAACCGGTAACGACAATCAATGATACATATAAGTTTTGATGAATCTGTCCAAGCTTCTAGGTTTCTAAACGAATATAGGTCAAAGGGAGAAGAGGATGGTAGAAGCCGAGATAATTTTGCAAGTGCGTGATTTAGAAACGGAGTTTATTACTGATGATGGTACGGTTAAGGTACTTCATGGCGTGAATTTCGACGTACAACAAGGCCGGACACTCGGGTTGGTTGGTGAGTCTGGTTGTGGAAAAAGCGTCACATCTATGTCTATCCTAGGCTTGCTACCGAAGCCTTATGGGAACGTAACACGCGGCAAAATCTTATATAAGGGCACTGACTTACTCAAACTTCCTCCTGAACAAATGTATGCGATGCGAGGGAATAACATCTCTATTATTTTCCAAGATCCGATGACGGCGTTAAATCCAGTACAGACGATCAAGGCGCAGATCGACGAAGTTTTGGTATTGCATCGCAAAGAGTTAAATAAGAAGCAGAGATTGCAGTTTTCAATTGAGATGCTCGAGAAAGTGCGTATTCCAGAGCCTGAAAAAAGGTTGACTGAATATCCGCACAATCTTTCTGGCGGAATGCGACAACGCGTAATGATAGCGATGGCATTGGCCTGTAAACCCGACATATTAATCTGTGATGAGCCAACGACTGCTTTGGACGTTACTGTACAAGCATCCATATTAACGTTGATGACTGAATTGCAAGAAGAAACAGGAATGGCGATAATTTTCATTACTCATGATCTCGGTGTTGTTGCCGAAATGTGTGACGACGTTGCTGTAATGTATGAGGGGAAAATTGTTGAACAAGCCGATGTGTTTGAATTGTTTGATTCGCCAAAAAACCCTTATACGCAAAAGTTACTTAGGTTAATGCCGAATCTAGATAACCCTCCTAAGCAGATGATTATCATTGATTTTCCACATGACAGTTAAGAGCGATACGCATGCAAGAAGTGATTCGAATTGAAAACCTAAAACAATACTTTACATCTGGAAGCGGTGTGTTTCGTAAAGGATACACAGTGAAAGCGGTCGATGGCGTGTCACTTCATGTCTCTAGAGGCGAGACATTAGGACTCGTCGGTGAGTCAGGTTGCGGTAAAAGTACCTTGGGGCGTTCAATACTAAAACTCTACGAGCCAAATGGGGGGAAGATATTCTTTGAAGGACAGGACATCACGGGATATACCACTAAGCAGATGCGCCCTTTAAGAAAAGACATGCAGATAGTGTTTCAGGACCCGCTCGAATCACTTAATCAGCGACATACCATTAGCATGATTATTGAAGAACCATTTATTATCCATGGAATTGGTACGAAGGAAGAGCGGAAGAAATGGGTTGAAGAATTACTTGTTAAAGTGGGGTTGTCGAAAGAAGCGAAAAATCGTTATCCCCACGAGTTTTCGGGTGGTCAGAGACAAAGAATTGGTATTGCAAGAGCGATTGCCCTCAAGCCTAAGCTGCTAATTTGTGATGAGTCTGTATCGGCTCTCGATGTTTCGGTTCAAGCTCAGATATTAAACTTATTGCTACACCTTCAGCAAGAAATGGACCTTGCGATGATATTTATCTCGCACGATTTATCGGTCGTCAGGCATGTTTCTGACCGAGTTGCTGTGATGTATTTCGGCAAAGTGGTTGAACATGGGACTGTATCTGAGATCTTTGAGTCACCTAAAGACGATTACACAAAGACATTGCTTGCGGCTATTCCTGTCTCTCACCCAAACCAGAGAAAACGCAAGTCACAAAAATGAATATAAGCCGTTTAAATTACCTATTGAATAGGATTGGTATAAATAGCATTGATAGCATATAGAGTTTAAAAAGGCCGTTAAGGCTGTCTTCAAGCGGTGGTGAATATCAGAAATCAGATGTAAAAAAAACCGAGTTACGTGTATTCGTATCTCGGTTTTTTGTGTTTAATAGCGAACGATTTATTGGGTTTACATTTTAAATCGTGTTGTAAGCATTAACTGGTCGCCATAAAAGTCATTGATTTTACCTTCAATACCAATGCTAAATAATTCTGTTGAATGGAAACGAGCATAGACGGAACCGATGATATCGTCGTCGTCGTCAATATCTACATAGCCGACTTTACCACCAAGCTCTAACTGAGGCCCTATCCATTGGCGAATACCAAGGTTAATTTCCATTCCAAGATCGCTACTGGCATTTTTCTTGTCAACACCACGTAAAAGCATCTCACCGGTCAAGTCTGCCCAGTTATTAATTGGTGCGTGGAAACCAAAACCAGCGGCAAGGTTATAGTCGCTCTCGAATTCTGAATCAACTCTTACGACAGCATGCGCATTCGGGTGAATAGACGTACTGTAAGCGCCACCGAAAGTAACAGGGTCAATGCCAATGCGAGCTTCAACATAGTCATAGTTAAAATTGCTCATAACGGATGGGCTGTTTGGATCTGAAGCGGCAAATGCAGAGCTAGAGGTAAGTGCAAGAGCGGCAATAAAAAGTATTTTTCGCATAATTAAAGTAAACCTATGTCCTTCAAGTTAATTCGGTAGTAGCAAAATCACATTACTATTTTTCTAACCATATAATTTTAAACACTTCCCGTCATTAAATAAATGGCGTTTCGACTATACTTGTTTGAAAAGCAATCAATTATTACGCCATTTTACCTTGCATCATGATGTAACAGTCAGAAAATGAATTAAAGTGTGATTTTTATTCACCAAATTGACTGCGTTTATCTGAAATTGCGTTGAATATTTTTTCTGTATCAAGTATTCGGCCCCAAGGCATAAGATCCGGTTCATTTTCAATCATATATTGCGTTAACTGCTGGGTCAGAGTCTTGAGCAATTCGTCACCATGCCATGGTTTGGCAATGTAGAAGTCTAAGCTTGCGCTGTTTACCGCATTTATTGTCGCTTCTAAGTCGGCTTGTCCTGTAAGGAGCAGTTTTCTTGCTGATTTGGTTTCTTTTGCTTCGTTCAGTTCAATCAGAAAGCTAATTCCAGTTTGTTCGGGCATTATGTGGTCACATAGAATCAAGGCCAATTTAATATCATCATCAGCGTTTTCTTGAATAACCTCTTTGGCTTCTGCCACTGATTCTGCTCCCTCAATTATAAAGTTATCTTCAAACCGGGAAAGGTCTTGTACTACGCTGTCCAATACTTCGCGTTCATCATCTACACAGAGAATGAGATATTTATTCATCGTATTTCCTTATCAGTATTTACCACAGTGTTTGCAGGTTGAAACGGCAGCCATACAATCATTTTGGTGTATTCATCTGGGTTAGATTCAACCTCTATCCAACCGCCATGTTGGGCTAAAATTTGGTGACAAACGGAAAGCCCAATACCTAAGCCAAAGTTGCCCTCTTTTTTTGTTGTATAGTTTAATTCAAATATCTTATCTTGTTGTTCTTGAGGAATACCGTGACCATTGTCTTCAAAGGTAACCTTGGCATAGAGTAAATCATCCTTAATTACTTGTTCTGAAGAAATCTTAAGACAACCATTTTCTGGGAATGCGTCAACAGCATTGGATACAAGGTTGGTCCAAACTTGTTGCATCGCATTGGTCAAACAGAGAATATCCGGCAGGTCTTGATACTCTTTAATCACGGTATGTCGCTTAAGCTTATTTTCAAAAATGACCAGTGTATCCTCGATACCTTCATGAATATCGATAACGTGCATGATCTCGTTATCTTGGCGTGCGTAGCCCTTTAAACTCTTAACCATATCCGCAATACGCTTGGCACACACCTGTATGGAACGAAGAGTGGAACCAGTGACATAGTACTTCTCTAAACCAGCGATGGTGCCAGCGAGATCCTTGCTCTCTTTACCGAGTTGTAAAATCTCAGATAGGTCTCGATGTAAGTTGAGCTGTACGACTTTCTTGGCGAGTTTTTTATCGTTAATATCAGACAATATATTTTTGGTTTGTTGCCTAACATCCGATGTCGACATTGGTCGAGAATGCATTGATTCTCTTAATATATTGGCACCTAGTTCCTGATGCGATGTCGGTAGTGGAGAGTGTATAAGTTCATCAATCTTAGATGTTAAGGTATCTGCGCCTCGCAGAATTGCAGCAATAGGGTTGTTTAGTTCGTGTGCTACGCCGGCAACTAACTGGCCTAGCATGGCCATTTTTTCTCTTTCTATTAGTTGTTGATGTGCAGTTTCAAGCGACTCATAGGTCCTTTGCAATTCAAGCTTTGTGTTTATGCTCCTTTGCAACCTTCGATTGAAATGCCGCAGCAATATGTTCGTAAATAGAGGCAGCAATTCACTGTTTGAGTTCAGGACTTCAGAGAAGATATCTTTGTCCAGTTTAATTACTTTTGTTTCCGTCAATGTAATCGCTGTTGAGAAAGAGATTTCACCAGTAACAAATGACATACCGCCAACCAAGCTACCTTTTGAATGCCTGACAACCTCTCGTTGAATAGAGAGATCATCGGCCTTATATAGCGCGACTTCACCTTCAACGATGAACCATAGAAATTCATTAGGGTCGCCTTCTACAGTCAATAAATGGTCAGAAGAGTAGGTTCTACATGCTCTAGAATCGTCTTTCTCTGCAAAAAATTTCAGCAACGATCCAATAAACTGATCGGTAAGATAGGAGTCACTTAATCGATGGAAGTCATGGATGAAGCCGGAGCGAAATGAGTCAAGTTTGTTCTCTATATGCGCACTTAATATTCGAGATTGATCCAATATAGCGCTGTAGTGAAGCCAGTCTGCAGCTGGGGTTCCGAGAATAAATGTTGTCAGTTCTTTTTTTGCGGTTTCTAAAATCGCATCTTTCTTCAATGGCTTAGTAAGGCAATGATCCAAACGTCCTTCGTTGACGGCAGAGAGAATGGTATTGATGTCTTCACCATCACTGACTAATATTTTGCGAGCGTCTTTCGTATGATCTTGTCGATCCAACTGAATCAAAAACTCAGCGGCATCAAATGACTGACTTGAAGCCGCGATCGCCATGGCGACGGATTGGCCACGTTCTTGGACAAATTCTAATGTCTGTTGAGCTTCTTCTGGTGAATCAACGCAACAGATGTCGAAATGCGTTGAGAGAGAAGCAAACTCCGTTCTCAACATTTCTACCGATATCGGGTCATTATCTAGATAGAGCAATACATATGGAGTCACAGTCACCTCGTAGACGTTTTATTTTCCAATGTAACAATTTTCTACCTTTCGATATGAGAGGTGAGTAAAACTCTTCACTCACCACATTTGAAAACTCTGATTTAACTCAAGGTTTTAACTTATTGTTAACTGAGCTAGACTCAATGTTTTAAAACCATTAAAAGTGAACACATGCAACAGTTGAAAAAATATGGAGCGATAGGTGGTGCGTTGGTATTGGTGGCTTGTTGGCCTTTAGCCGTCGGGCAGATCGCTCAAAATGTATTGAAAGATGGAATAAGGTCCTTAGACTCGAGTGAAATTTCAGCTGAAATCGTCAGTTATGAAAGAGGTTACCTATCTGCCGTCGCTACTACAAAATACATTATTGAAGATCCGGCTCTCAAAGAACAGTTTGTTATTGATGGTTTACCGACTGAATTCATTCTTAAGCATGATATCAAACATGGACTTATTCGTGTTGCAACCGAAACCAATTTGGTTGACTTCGATTCTCTACCTGCAACGTTATCGACCATTACTCAGTTAAATGGCAACACTGAATTTTCATTAGATATGGATAATGTAAATTATGAAGCACCAGACTCCTCTGGCACTTCTATCTATCTAGCCGCGTCTCAAATGACGGGAAATGCAACCGTATTAGGCGAAGTCGATTTAACCTTTAAGTTCCCATCATTACAGGTGCATTTTGGCACTGGCGAGAGTATCAATATTTCGTCTATTACTGGATTTGCGACAGGTAAAAAAGTAA comes from the Vibrio sp. DW001 genome and includes:
- a CDS encoding ABC transporter permease subunit, whose protein sequence is MLDYFLRRMMLVIPTFIGITILIFAITRLVPGGPVERILSSIQFNSSETAVSNDVGASSALSKDQIAQLNEFYGLDKPVVEAYWEWLTKIMSLDFGESTRYYEPVTDMIAERLPVSLFYGGMTFFIAYFISIPLGYFKALKHGSVFDSLSSIAIFIGYALPGYVVGVLLITWFAYNLEWFPMGGFVGDDFDDYESFYEQASDVLWHAVLPLICYLIGDFATLTMTMKNNLMENLSADYIRTAIAKGLPFQQAVRKHALRNSLIPIASHFGNSLLFFMTGSFLIEVIFDINGIGLLGYESIVERDYPVVMGIVAVNASMLLVGNILSDMCVALVDPRVKFGE
- a CDS encoding response regulator, whose amino-acid sequence is MNKYLILCVDDEREVLDSVVQDLSRFEDNFIIEGAESVAEAKEVIQENADDDIKLALILCDHIMPEQTGISFLIELNEAKETKSARKLLLTGQADLEATINAVNSASLDFYIAKPWHGDELLKTLTQQLTQYMIENEPDLMPWGRILDTEKIFNAISDKRSQFGE
- a CDS encoding ATP-binding cassette domain-containing protein, whose product is MQEVIRIENLKQYFTSGSGVFRKGYTVKAVDGVSLHVSRGETLGLVGESGCGKSTLGRSILKLYEPNGGKIFFEGQDITGYTTKQMRPLRKDMQIVFQDPLESLNQRHTISMIIEEPFIIHGIGTKEERKKWVEELLVKVGLSKEAKNRYPHEFSGGQRQRIGIARAIALKPKLLICDESVSALDVSVQAQILNLLLHLQQEMDLAMIFISHDLSVVRHVSDRVAVMYFGKVVEHGTVSEIFESPKDDYTKTLLAAIPVSHPNQRKRKSQK
- a CDS encoding ABC transporter ATP-binding protein, with the protein product MVEAEIILQVRDLETEFITDDGTVKVLHGVNFDVQQGRTLGLVGESGCGKSVTSMSILGLLPKPYGNVTRGKILYKGTDLLKLPPEQMYAMRGNNISIIFQDPMTALNPVQTIKAQIDEVLVLHRKELNKKQRLQFSIEMLEKVRIPEPEKRLTEYPHNLSGGMRQRVMIAMALACKPDILICDEPTTALDVTVQASILTLMTELQEETGMAIIFITHDLGVVAEMCDDVAVMYEGKIVEQADVFELFDSPKNPYTQKLLRLMPNLDNPPKQMIIIDFPHDS
- a CDS encoding TfoX/Sxy family DNA transformation protein; protein product: MNNSDFYVYAGKFGVFQKHSMFGGIGLFIQGAMFVLIFGDALYLRGGGRLDADLRALGCNRYRHVKKQAVVTVNYYDISTLYSRRYLRLDGLIERSIRLSIANKAYRRSVESKRLRDLPNMRLTLERMVKKAGISDVSSFMEFGAAEVYKKVRHQYGENTDINLLWKFAGAVEGTHWSLLSNKTKKELKRTCDLS
- a CDS encoding ATP-binding protein, whose product is MTPYVLLYLDNDPISVEMLRTEFASLSTHFDICCVDSPEEAQQTLEFVQERGQSVAMAIAASSQSFDAAEFLIQLDRQDHTKDARKILVSDGEDINTILSAVNEGRLDHCLTKPLKKDAILETAKKELTTFILGTPAADWLHYSAILDQSRILSAHIENKLDSFRSGFIHDFHRLSDSYLTDQFIGSLLKFFAEKDDSRACRTYSSDHLLTVEGDPNEFLWFIVEGEVALYKADDLSIQREVVRHSKGSLVGGMSFVTGEISFSTAITLTETKVIKLDKDIFSEVLNSNSELLPLFTNILLRHFNRRLQRSINTKLELQRTYESLETAHQQLIEREKMAMLGQLVAGVAHELNNPIAAILRGADTLTSKIDELIHSPLPTSHQELGANILRESMHSRPMSTSDVRQQTKNILSDINDKKLAKKVVQLNLHRDLSEILQLGKESKDLAGTIAGLEKYYVTGSTLRSIQVCAKRIADMVKSLKGYARQDNEIMHVIDIHEGIEDTLVIFENKLKRHTVIKEYQDLPDILCLTNAMQQVWTNLVSNAVDAFPENGCLKISSEQVIKDDLLYAKVTFEDNGHGIPQEQQDKIFELNYTTKKEGNFGLGIGLSVCHQILAQHGGWIEVESNPDEYTKMIVWLPFQPANTVVNTDKEIR
- a CDS encoding extracellular solute-binding protein → MFSGCSFFGWADQPLPSNLVWETNLSDPLFASADAQFGGTFRTSIASFPQTFRTVGPDANGSFRAWLLDAHPSLVSKHPDTGEWIPDIATEWAFSEDHKTVFYRLNPEAKWSDGEAVTADDFTYVLTLMRSKDIVAPWYNTYYNTVLKDVVKYDDHTISVTLSEAKDNKDLLESTSMAPRPKHFYKPDIDKNGDGVDDNFVRKYNFKVEPTTWAYAIDKVKKGRSITFKHVGEDWWGYSNPYYKNRYNVEKIRIQVIRDDDIARKHFEKGDLDSYHLVRPTLWHEKSSGEIYQKGYVQKFWGFNQVSQGAGGMWLNTAKLKLSDINVRKGVAHATDFDGMIKNVLRGDYSRQPNGMGVGQDKFTNELITAPVFDPALAAQYFDKAGFATVGSDGIRENAKGEKLTFAITYSARFHTPRLAYLKEQAKLAGMEFTLNLIDGSSAFKYVSEKKHEISFHGMGSGSQPHYWEYLHSVNANKPQTNNFTNYSTPELDKLITEFRSEFSREKREDLSRTIQKIVDDASIIIPGYMVPYTRSAHWRWMKFPAQPMTRKTESLFSTGAPSDLGTYWIDLEAKKETLAAMKKGTSYEPVTTINDTYKF
- a CDS encoding ABC transporter permease subunit, encoding MLKMDPLTQRKFRRFKEIKRGYWSFLVLSTLLVLSIFAEMLVNSKALVVSYQGTYHFPVLSDVIPGTEYGLDYLSEANYRELKQKFVEEDQGDFVVLPIIPWNPYEQDYSGDYPPTAPDVKSKHYLGTDIIGRDILARLVYGFRIAMGFALITMVISYVIGTAVGCAMGFWGGKFDLIFQRVIEVWSMVPFLYVIMILVSIIQPTFTLFVFINVLFGWMGITWYMRTMTYKESAREYVLAARALGASTARILFKHILPNTMVMIVTLAPFTIAGNITALTALDYLGLGLMPPTPSWGELLQQGKSNLDSPWIVMSVVTSIVLVLVMVTFIGEAVRAAFDPKKFTRYS